One Thermodesulfobacteriota bacterium genomic window carries:
- a CDS encoding nucleoside transporter C-terminal domain-containing protein, translating to MTIYNLISFVGIFILLGFAWLFSTNKRNVNYKVIIWALIIQFIFAGFIFLVPPGAKIFLFLNEIVVLVLNSASAGSEFLFGRLALAPGSTNQYGEESMGFFLAFQALPTIIFFSALVSILYYYNIMQRVIKGFSYAFTKLMNISGAESLSAASNIFVGIESALTIKPYLNDMTRSELCTVLTAGMATVSSNILALYVFSLQSQFPTIAGHLISASILSAPAAVVMSKLLVPEDNSPTTLGTNVNPYYEKEGSLFESIINGAESGVKLIIGIVALLIAILGLVALLDLIVGGVGTHINSFIGINIDWSLKGFMGYLFYPFTLIIGVPYSDAYTISKIIGERTIVTEVVSYNDLAYAIENGLLNDPRSQVVAAYAICGFAHIASMAIFVGGVAALAPSRKKDIAAMGLRALVAATLACLMTACIAGVFFTEKSILF from the coding sequence ATGACTATTTATAACCTAATTAGCTTCGTCGGTATTTTCATCCTCTTAGGTTTTGCTTGGCTATTTTCTACAAACAAGCGAAATGTTAACTATAAAGTAATAATCTGGGCTTTAATAATACAGTTTATATTTGCGGGATTTATTTTTTTAGTACCCCCCGGTGCTAAGATCTTCTTGTTTTTAAATGAGATTGTGGTCTTAGTATTAAATTCAGCATCTGCAGGCTCAGAATTCTTATTCGGCAGACTCGCTCTAGCCCCAGGCTCCACAAATCAATATGGAGAGGAGTCTATGGGCTTTTTCCTTGCATTTCAGGCGCTTCCGACAATCATCTTCTTCTCCGCCCTAGTATCTATACTGTACTACTACAATATAATGCAGAGGGTCATAAAAGGTTTTTCATACGCGTTTACCAAACTAATGAATATCTCAGGAGCAGAGTCTTTAAGCGCGGCCAGCAACATATTTGTCGGCATTGAGTCAGCCCTTACTATTAAGCCCTACTTAAATGATATGACCCGCTCTGAGCTATGCACAGTTCTTACGGCTGGTATGGCAACGGTTTCCTCTAACATACTAGCACTTTACGTGTTCAGCCTTCAGAGCCAGTTCCCTACAATTGCAGGCCATCTTATCTCTGCCTCAATTCTCTCAGCCCCTGCAGCTGTTGTGATGTCTAAGCTGCTGGTTCCGGAGGATAATTCGCCAACAACTTTGGGCACAAATGTAAATCCATATTACGAGAAAGAGGGCAGTTTGTTTGAATCTATAATAAATGGCGCTGAAAGCGGGGTTAAGTTAATTATTGGTATTGTTGCCCTTCTTATTGCAATCCTTGGTCTTGTGGCGCTATTAGATCTGATAGTAGGTGGGGTGGGTACCCATATTAATAGCTTTATTGGAATAAATATTGACTGGTCTTTAAAAGGATTTATGGGATACCTTTTTTACCCATTTACTTTAATAATTGGAGTTCCGTATTCAGACGCGTATACGATTTCTAAAATTATCGGTGAGAGAACAATCGTTACAGAAGTAGTGTCTTACAACGATCTTGCATATGCAATTGAGAATGGTCTTCTTAATGATCCGCGTTCTCAAGTGGTTGCAGCCTATGCAATTTGTGGGTTTGCCCACATAGCTTCCATGGCAATTTTTGTAGGCGGTGTGGCTGCGCTAGCGCCGTCTAGAAAAAAGGATATAGCCGCTATGGGACTTAGAGCTCTAGTTGCTGCAACCCTTGCTTGCTTAATGACTGCCTGTATTGCAGGAGTCTTCTTCACAGAAAAATCCATTCTGTTTTAA
- a CDS encoding sigma-70 family RNA polymerase sigma factor codes for MKATAFETAVDDYGAENFELMDGQEYGSTSINEDILNNEIEYGEKPVKTNTKENKYDNNNELRLVNAYFKEVGCETLLKAKDEIEISAKIKECDFQARALIKSIQKTTGLKSTHTMEQYVSELKCMVEEPSFRSQFSSEQFESIQKHAAVLDAYVKKANQLRNFFVRANLRLVASMAKKYVGRGIPFLDLIQEGNLGLIKAVERYDHTKGYRFSTYACWWINQAMNRGVFSQTRTVKIPAYVLEKAGKVWSERAKYVEEHGREPHPRELVGKVGMSLENVRQVLESHNGRNMVCLDSPVWNGEKATYMDYMEDADTLPVDTLIAEVSIPSSIEHALELLDEREREVVKMRFGIGYNQPATLDEIGKSFGLTRERIRQIEKLALKKIRESSSAPALKSLIEKN; via the coding sequence ATGAAAGCTACAGCTTTTGAGACGGCAGTAGATGACTATGGAGCAGAGAATTTTGAATTAATGGATGGGCAGGAGTATGGAAGCACTTCGATTAATGAGGATATTCTTAATAACGAAATAGAGTATGGCGAAAAACCTGTAAAAACTAATACCAAAGAAAATAAATACGACAACAACAACGAGCTCAGACTTGTTAATGCTTACTTTAAGGAAGTTGGGTGTGAGACCCTATTAAAGGCAAAAGATGAGATAGAGATTTCGGCTAAGATAAAAGAGTGTGATTTTCAGGCAAGAGCACTAATAAAATCAATTCAAAAAACAACTGGACTAAAATCAACTCACACTATGGAGCAGTATGTATCAGAGCTAAAGTGCATGGTGGAGGAGCCGTCCTTTAGATCACAATTCAGCTCAGAGCAATTTGAGAGCATTCAAAAGCACGCAGCTGTCCTTGATGCGTATGTGAAAAAGGCAAATCAGCTGAGAAACTTCTTTGTAAGAGCAAATCTCAGGCTCGTCGCAAGTATGGCAAAGAAATACGTTGGCCGCGGCATCCCGTTTTTAGACCTGATACAAGAGGGCAACCTTGGACTAATAAAAGCTGTTGAGAGGTATGACCACACTAAGGGCTATAGATTTTCGACCTACGCCTGCTGGTGGATTAATCAGGCTATGAACAGAGGAGTGTTCAGCCAGACAAGGACAGTTAAGATCCCTGCCTACGTATTGGAGAAGGCTGGTAAGGTCTGGAGTGAGAGGGCAAAATACGTAGAGGAGCACGGGCGTGAGCCGCACCCAAGGGAGCTTGTAGGAAAAGTGGGTATGAGCTTGGAGAACGTTAGGCAGGTTCTTGAATCACACAACGGAAGAAACATGGTTTGTCTTGACTCTCCTGTTTGGAACGGCGAGAAGGCTACTTATATGGATTACATGGAAGATGCAGATACTCTTCCTGTAGACACTCTGATCGCAGAAGTGTCTATTCCATCGAGCATTGAGCACGCTCTTGAGCTTCTAGATGAAAGAGAGCGTGAGGTGGTTAAGATGCGTTTTGGTATCGGCTATAATCAGCCTGCTACATTAGATGAGATAGGTAAGAGTTTTGGACTTACCAGAGAGAGAATCAGGCAGATTGAAAAGCTGGCGTTAAAAAAAATAAGAGAATCTTCATCTGCTCCGGCACTTAAAAGTTTGATTGAAAAAAATTAA
- a CDS encoding TetR family transcriptional regulator, translating to MREQSTKERILDSAEFLFASKGLKETSVRDITSHANVHLAAVNYHFQTKDGLLKALMDRRIEPLNRQRLELLEKYENRFGEDTVPVEYALYALLAPGIRMCFEEPHFLKITGQVVSHPDEETYTIFVTNFEGVFSRFRDVLAVSLPHISEEELMWRIHFLTGSMIHTWTNHRGLTALSSGVCELGDQQELVNKLIAFCSAGLKAQSYVHPKEDEQV from the coding sequence TTGAGAGAGCAGAGTACGAAAGAAAGAATTTTGGATTCGGCCGAGTTTTTATTTGCAAGTAAAGGATTAAAAGAGACTTCGGTCAGAGATATTACTTCCCATGCCAATGTCCACCTGGCAGCAGTGAACTATCATTTTCAGACAAAGGACGGGCTTTTAAAAGCGCTTATGGACAGAAGAATAGAGCCGCTTAACCGCCAAAGACTGGAGCTGTTAGAAAAATATGAAAACCGCTTTGGCGAAGACACAGTTCCGGTTGAATACGCTCTTTATGCGCTATTAGCGCCTGGTATACGGATGTGTTTTGAAGAGCCTCACTTTTTAAAAATAACAGGACAAGTGGTCTCTCATCCCGATGAGGAGACCTATACAATATTTGTTACAAATTTTGAGGGAGTCTTTTCACGCTTTAGAGATGTGCTTGCGGTTTCGCTGCCGCATATATCGGAAGAAGAACTTATGTGGAGGATCCATTTTTTAACAGGGTCTATGATCCACACATGGACAAATCATAGAGGGCTTACGGCTCTATCGAGCGGAGTTTGTGAGCTTGGAGATCAACAAGAGCTAGTGAATAAATTAATAGCTTTTTGCTCAGCTGGTTTAAAAGCACAGAGCTATGTTCACCCAAAAGAAGATGAGCAGGTTTAA